One genomic segment of Drosophila willistoni isolate 14030-0811.24 chromosome 2R unlocalized genomic scaffold, UCI_dwil_1.1 Seg200, whole genome shotgun sequence includes these proteins:
- the LOC6643711 gene encoding myosin heavy chain, muscle isoform X2, whose translation MPKPIASQEDEDPTPYLFVSLEQRRIDQSKPYDSKKNCWVPDEKEGYLLGEIKATKGDIVSVGLPGGETRDFKKDQLQQVNPPKYEKAEDMSNLTYLNDASVLHNLRQRYYNKLIYTYSGLFCVAINPYKRYPVYTNRCAKMYRGKRRNEVPPHIFAISDGAYVDMLTNHVNQSMLITGESGAGKTENTKKVIAYFATVGASTKKDESQKNKGSLEDQVVQTNPVLEAFGNAKTVRNDNSSRFGKFIRIHFGPTGKLAGADIETYLLEKARVISQQSLERSYHIFYQIMSGSVAGVKDMCFLSDNIYDYYNVSQGKVTVPNMDDGEEFQLADQAFDILGFTKQEKEDVYRITAAVMHMGGMKFKQRGREEQAEQDGEEEGGRVSKLFGCDTAELYKNLLKPRIKVGNEFVTQGRNVQQVTNSIGALCKGVFDRLFKWLVKKCNETLDTQQKRQHFIGVLDIAGFEIFDYNGFEQLCINFTNEKLQQFFNHHMFVLEQEEYKREGIDWAFIDFGMDLLACIDLIEKPMGILSILEEESMFPKATDQTFSEKLTNTHLGKSAPFQKPKPPKPGQQAAHFAIGHYAGVVAYNITGWLEKNKDPLNDTVVDQFKKSQNKLLIEIFADHAGQSGGGEQAKGGRGKKGGGFATVSSAYKEQLNSLMTTLRSTQPHFVRCIIPNEMKQPGLVDAHLVMHQLTCNGVLEGIRICRKGFPNRMVYPDFKMRYQILNPAGITGVDDPKKCGSILLESTSLDPDMYRIGHTKVFFRAGVLGQMEEFRDERLGKIMSWMQAWARGYLSRKGFKKLQEQRVALKVVQRNLRKYLQLRTWPWYKLWQKVKPLLNVSRIEDEIARLEEKAKKAEELHAAEVKVRKELEALNAKLLAEKTALLDSLSGEKGQLQDFQERNAKLTAQKNDLENQLRDIQERLTQEEDARNQLFQQKKKADQEISGLKKDIEDLELNIQKAEQDKATKDHQIRNLNDEIAHQDELINKLNKEKKMQGETNQKTGEELQSAEDKINHLNKVKAKLEQTLDELEDSLEREKKVRGDVEKSKRKVEGDLKLTQEAVADLERNKKELEQTIQRKDKELSSITAKLEDEQVVVGKHQRQIKELQARIEELEEEVEAERQARAKAEKQRADLARELEELGERLEEAGGATSAQIELNKKREAELSKLRRDLEEANIQHESTLANLRKKHNDAVAEMAEQVDQLNKLKAKAEKEKNEYYGQLNELRAGVDHITNEKAAQEKIAKQLQHTLNEVQSKLDETNRTLNDFDASKKKLSIENSDLLRQLEEAESQVSQLSKIKISLTTQLEDTKRLADEESRERATLLGKFRNLEHDLDNLREQVEEEAEGKADLQRQLSKANAEAQVWRSKYESDGVARSEELEEAKRKLQARLAEAEETIESLNQKCIGLEKTKQRLSTEVEDLQLEVDRANAIANAAEKKQKAFDKIIGEWKLKVDDLAAELDASQKECRNYSTELFRLKGAYEEGQEQLEAVRRENKNLADEVKDLLDQIGEGGRNIHEIEKARKRLEAEKDELQAALEEAEAALEQEENKVLRAQLELSQVRQEIDRRIQEKEEEFENTRKNHQRALDSMQASLEAEAKGKAEALRMKKKLEADINELEIALDHANKANAEAQKNIKRYQQQLKDIQTALEEEQRARDDAREQLGISERRANALQNELEESRTLLEQADRGRRQAEQELADAHEQLNEVSAQNASISAAKRKLESELQTLHSDLDELLNEAKNSEEKAKKAMVDAARLADELRAEQDHAQTQEKLRKALEQQIKELQVRLDEAEANALKGGKKAIQKLEQRVRELENELDGEQRRHADAQKNLRKSERRVKELSFQSEEDRKNHERMQDLVDKLQQKIKTYKRQIEEAEEIAALNLAKFRKAQQELEEAEERADLAEQAISKFRAKGRAGSVGRGASPAPRATSVRPQFDGLAFPPRFDLAPENEF comes from the exons ATGCCGAAGCCAATCGCAAGTCAGGAGGATGAAGATCCCACCCCTTACTTGTTCGTGTCTTTGGAACAAAGACGTATCGATCAATCGAAACCCTATGACTCGAAGAAGAACTGCTGGGTGCCCGATGAGAAGGAGGGTTATCTCCTTGGTGAAATCAAGGCCACCAAGGGTGATATCGTCTCCGTTGGCTTGCCTGGTGGAGAG ACAAGAGACTTCAAGAAAGATCAGCTCCAGCAAGTGAACCCTCCAAAATACGAAAAAGCCGAGGATATGTCTAACTTGACATACCTTAACGATGCCTCTGTGCTCCATAACTTGAGACAGAGATACTACAACAAGCTCATCTAT ACCTACTCAGGTCTTTTCTGCGTTGCCATCAATCCTTACAAGCGCTACCCTGTGTATACCAACCGTTGCGCTAAGATGTACCGTGGCAAGCGCCGTAATGAAGTGCCACCCCATATTTTCGCCATCTCTGATGGTGCCTACGTGGACATGTTGACCAATCACGTTAATCAATCTATGTTGATTACCGGTGAGTCTGGTGCCGGTAAGACTGAGAACACCAAGAAGGTAATTGCTTACTTCGCCACCGTTGGTGCATCGACCAAGAAGGATGAGTCACAGAAGAACAAGGGTTCCCTGGAAGATCAGGTTGTGCAAACTAACCCTGTGCTTGAGGCTTTCGGTAACGCTAAGACCGTGCGTAACGATAACTCTTCCCGTTTC GGTAAATTCATCCGTATTCACTTCGGTCCCACTGGTAAACTGGCTGGTGCTGATATTGAGACTT ATCTGTTGGAGAAGGCTCGTGTCATCTCTCAGCAATCTCTGGAGCGTTCTTACCACATTTTCTACCAGATCATGTCTGGCTCCGTGGCCGGTGTGAAAG ACATGTGCTTCCTCTCTGATAACATTTACGACTACTATAACGTATCCCAGGGTAAAGTTACTGTACCCAACATGGATGATGGTGAGGAATTCCAGCTTGCAGAT CAAGCCTTCGACATCTTGGGCTTCACCAAGCAAGAGAAGGAGGATGTGTACAGAATCACCGCCGCTGTCATGCACATGGGTGGCATGAAGTTCAAGCAACGTGGTCGCGAGGAGCAGGCTGAACAGGATGGTGAAGAGGAGGGTGGTCGTGTATCGAAATTGTTCGGTTGCGATACCGCTGAGTTGTACAAGAACTTGTTGAAGCCCCGCATCAAGGTCGGTAACGAGTTCGTCACCCAGGGTCGTAACGTCCAACAGGTCACCAACTCGATCGGTGCCCTCTGCAAGGGTGTGTTCGATCGTCTCTTCAAATGGCTGGTCAAGAAGTGTAACGAGACTCTGGATACTCAGCAGAAGCGTCAGCATTTCATTGGTGTGCTGGATATTGCTGGTTTTGAAATCTTCGAT TACAACGGTTTCGAGCAACTGTGTATTAACTTCACCAACGAGAAGTTGCAACAATTCTTCAACCATCACATGTTCGTTTTGGAGCAAGAAGAATACAAGCGTGAAGGCATTGATTGGGCCTTCATTGATTTCGGTATGGACTTGTTGGCCTGTATCGATTTGATTGAAAAG CCTATGGGTATCTTGTCCATCCTGGAAGAAGAGTCTATGTTCCCCAAGGCCACCGATCAGACCTTCTCGGAGAAGCTGACCAACACCCATTTGGGTAAATCAGCTCCATTCCAGAAGCCCAAGCCTCCAAAGCCCGGCCAGCAGGCTGCCCACTTTGCCATTGGCCATTATGCTGGTGTTGTCGCCTATAACATCACCGGTTGGTTGGAGAAGAACAAGGATCCTTTGAACGACACTGTTGTCGATCAGTTCAAGAAGTCGCAGAACAAGCTGCTTATCGAAATCTTTGCTGATCATGCTGGTCAGTCTGGTGGCGGTGAACAGGCTAAGGGCGGTCGTGGCAAGAAGGGCGGTGGCTTCGCTACTGTCTCATCGGCCTACAAGGAGCAGTTGAACAGCTTGATGACCACTCTGCGTTCCACACAGCCTCACTTCGTCCGTTGCATCATTCCCAACGAAATGAAGCAGCCTGGTCTTGTTGATGCTCACTTGGTTATGCACCAGCTGACATGTAACGGTGTGCTTGAAGGTATCCGTATTTGCCGTAAAGGTTTCCCCAACAGAATGGTCTACCCCGATTTCAAGATGCG CTATCAGATTCTCAATCCAGCCGGCATTACTGGCGTTGATGATCCTAAGAAATGTGGCAGTATTCTATTGGAATCCACCTCATTGGATCCCGATATGTATCGTATTGGACACACAAAG GTGTTCTTCCGTGCCGGTGTCCTGGGTCAGATGGAGGAGTTCCGTGATGAGCGTTTGGGCAAGATTATGTCCTGGATGCAAGCCTGGGCTCGTGGTTACTTGTCCCGCAAGGGCTTCAAGAAGCTGCAAGAACAGCGTGTTGCCCTCAAGGTTGTGCAACGCAACTTGCGCAAATACTTGCAACTGCGTACCTGGCCATGGTACAAACTGTGGCAGAAGGTCAAGCCTTTGCTCAACGTCAGCCGTATTGAGGATGAAATTGCC CGTCTGGAGGAGAAGGCAAAGAAGGCTGAGGAATTGCATGCCGCTGAAGTGAAAGTACGCAAGGAGTTGGAGGCTCTCAATGCCAAATTGTTGGCTGAGAAGACCGCCCTGTTGGACTCCCTGTCCGGCGAGAAGGGTCAGTTGCAGGACTTCCAGGAGCGCAACGCTAAGTTGACCGCCCAGAAGAACGACCTCGAGAACCAGCTGCGC GACATCCAAGAGCGCCTGACTCAGGAGGAAGATGCCCGCAACCAACTGTTCCAACAGAAGAAGAAGGCCGACCAGGAGATCTCTGGCTTGAAGAAGGATATCGAAGATCTGGAATTGAACATCCAGAAGGCCGAGCAAGACAAGGCCACCAAGGATCACCAGATCCGCAACTTGAACGACGAGATCGCCCACCAGGATGAGCTCATCAACAAGTTGAACAAGGAGAAGAAGATGCAGGGTGAGACCAACCAGAAGACTGGTGAGGAACTCCAGTCCGCTGAGGACAAGATTAACCACTTGAACAAGGTTAAGGCCAAGCTCGAACAGACCCTCGATGAACTCGAGGACTCTCTGGAGCGTGAGAAGAAGGTGCGCGGTGATGTTGAGAAGTCCAAGCGCAAGGTTGAGGGTGACCTTAAGTTGACTCAGGAGGCTGTCGCTGATCTTGAGCGCAACAAGAAGGAGTTGGAACAGACCATCCAACGCAAGGACAAGGAATTGTCTTCCATCACTGCCAAGCTCGAGGATGAgcaagttgttgttggcaagcACCAGCGCCAGATCAAGGAACTGCAAGCCCGCATCGAAGAGCTCGAGGAAGAGGTTGAGGCTGAGCGTCAAGCTCGCGCCAAGGCCGAGAAACAGCGTGCCGATTTGGCCCGCGAATTGGAGGAATTGGGCGAGCGTCTGGAAGAGGCTGGCGGTGCCACCTCTGCCCAGATTGAGCTCAACAAGAAGCGTGAGGCTGAGCTCAGCAAATTGCGTCGTGATCTTGAGGAAGCCAACATCCAGCATGAGTCTACCCTCGCCAACCTGCGCAAGAAGCACAACGATGCTGTCGCTGAGATGGCCGAGCAAGTTGATCAGCTCAACAAGCTGAAGGCTAA GGCTGAGAAGGAGAAGAACGAGTACTACGGCCAATTGAACGAACTGCGTGCCGGTGTTGACCACATTACCAACGAGAAG GCTGCCCAAGAAAAGATTGCCAAGCAGTTGCAGCACACCCTCAACGAAGTCCAATCCAAATTGGATGAGACCAACCGCACTCTGAACGACTTCGATGCCAGCAAGAAGAAGTTGTCCATTGAGAACTCCGATCTGTTGCGCCAGCTGGAGGAAGCCGAATCCCAGGTTTCGCAGTTGTCCAAGATCAAGATCTCCCTGACCACCCAGTTGGAAGATACCAAGCGTCTGGCTGATGAGGAATCTCGCGAGCGCGCCACTTTGTTGGGCAAGTTCCGCAACTTGGAGCACGACCTCGACAACCTGCGCGAACAGGTTGAGGAGGAGGCTGAGGGTAAGGCTGATTTGCAGCGTCAATTGAGCAAGGCCAACGCCGAAGCCCAGGTCTGGCGTAGCAAGTACGAATCGGACGGTGTTGCCCGTTCCGAGGAGTTGGAGGAAGCCAAGAGGAAGTTGCAGGCCCGTTTGGCTGAGGCTGAAGAGACCATTGAGTCCCTCAACCAGAAGTGCATTGGTCTGGAGAAGACCAAGCAGCGTCTGTCCACTGAAGTGGAGGATCTGCAATTGGAAGTGGACCGTGCCAACGCCATTGCCAACGCCGCCGAGAAGAAGCAGAAGGCATTCGACAAGATCATTGGCGAATGGAAACTCAAGGTCGATGATTTGGCCGCTGAATTGGATGCTTCCCAGAAGGAGTGCCGCAACTACTCCACTGAATTGTTCCGTCTCAAGGGTGCCTATGAGGAGGGACAGGAGCAGCTTGAGGCTGTGCGTCGTGAGAACAAGAACTTGGCTGATGAAGTCAAGGATCTGCTTGACCAGATCGGTGAGGGTGGCCGCAACATCCACGAAATCGAGAAGGCTCGCAAGCGTCTTGAAGCCGAAAAGGATGAACTCCAGGCTGCTTTGGAAGAGGCTGAGGCCGCTCTTGAGCAGGAGGAGAACAAGGTTCTGCGCGCTCAATTGGAATTGTCCCAAGTCCGCCAGGAAATCGATCGCCGTATCCAGGAGAAGGAAGAGGAATTCGAGAACACCCGCAAGAACCACCAGCGCGCTCTCGACTCCATGCAGGCCTCCCTCGAAGCCGAAGCCAAGGGCAAGGCTGAGGCCCTGCGCATGAAGAAGAAGTTGGAAGCCGACATCAACGAATTGGAGATTGCTCTGGATCATGCCAACAAG GCTAACGCCGAGGCCCAGAAGAACATCAAGCGCTACCAACAGCAGTTGAAGGATATCCAGACCGCTCTGGAGGAAGAACAGCGTGCCCGCGATGATGCCCGTGAACAGTTGGGCATCTCTGAGCGTCGTGCCAATGCTCTGCAGAACGAACTCGAGGAGTCCCGCACTCTGTTGGAGCAGGCCGACCGTGGCCGTCGCCAAGCCGAACAGGAATTGGCCGATGCCCACGAGCAGTTGAACGAAGTTTCTGCCCAGAACGCTTCCATCTCTGCTGCCAAGAGGAAATTGGAGTCTGAGCTCCAGACCCTCCACTCCGACTTGGATGAGCTCCTGAACGAAGCCAAGAACTCCGAAGAGAAGGCCAAGAAGGCTATGGTTGATGCCGCCCGCCTGGCTGATGAACTCCGTGCCGAGCAGGATCATGCCCAGACCCAGGAGAAATTGAGAAAGGCCCTGGAACAGCAAATCAAGGAATTGCAAGTCCGTCTGGATGAGGCTGAGGCCAACGCCCTTAAGGGTGGCAAGAAGGCCATTCAGAAGTTGGAGCAACGCGTCCGCGAATTGGAGAACGAATTGGACGGTGAGCAGCGCCGTCATGCTGATGCCCAGAAGAACCTGCGCAAGTCCGAGCGTCGCGTCAAGGAATTGAGCTTCCAGTCTGAGGAGGACCGCAAGAACCACGAGCGCATGCAAGATCTGGTCGACAAACTGCAACAGAAGATCAAGACATACAAGAGGCAGATTGAGGAAGCCGAGGAAATCGCTGCCCTCAACTTGGCCAAATTCCGCAAGGCCCAGCAGGAGCTCGAGGAAGCCGAGGAGCGTGCCGATCTGGCTGAGCAGGCAATTAGCAAATTCCGTGCCAAGGGACGTGCCGGTTCGGTTGGACGTGGTGCCAGCCCAGCG CCCCGTGCGACGTCCGTTAGGCCACAATTCGACGGTTTGGCTTTCCCACCCAGATTCGACCTTGCTCCTGAAAACGAATTCTAA